The proteins below come from a single Mercenaria mercenaria strain notata chromosome 3, MADL_Memer_1, whole genome shotgun sequence genomic window:
- the LOC123525372 gene encoding inactive tyrosine-protein kinase transmembrane receptor ROR1-like isoform X7 has product MDVFSSVLGDNQKPDSGYVNLDAPMPNVTRYSADNLRLRCEITGYPIPKYQWFKDDYVLRNEGRVSIKLTPWGSRLRIKNLNADDSGVYGCRGWNNFDTKNTTGVVHVSPDKAPDADNDYDGDIDLFPDGYPGDIDYDSGSVIKNDDSSFNGRYDPNQKIETDETSVEEPRQQPFCQLFKGSVCSTHIGNKSIYVTSRYAQGLREEKVIAALSVIGNSNDLSDRCRKYAIPSICHFSFPQCEKSTGLGDPLKKRMICRDECEMLENKLCKNEYIVAKNHPLIDNSVLPRCNELPKYGTPCIRVGVPLKGYDDKCFKGNGATFKGQASKTKSGKECRNWNHNPEYPIDQPRFSDILGDHNQCRNPNGSMAGPWCYTDNNFKYKELCDVPVCATSTESSNLVVIIVPGIIVPLALALLLALVCFCQRSRKNNAANTKAVIGNKAQNMELCPLTAKSASQRVREFPISSVRFLQELGEGAFGKVYKGEVLGMFGENTVSKVAIKTLKENAAPKVQNDFRREVDMMSEMRHPNIVCLLGVVMKQEPMCMLFEYMSMGDLHEYLIQHSPHSDMSVVSSEDGSQRPILDYGDMLHIATQIASGMEYLASHHFVHRDLAARNILVGDNLTVKISDFGLSRDVYSSDYYRVQSKSLLPVRWMPAESIMYGKFTTESDVWSFGVVLWEIFSYGLQPYYGFSNQEVIEMIRSRQILPSPEDCPARMYGLMVECWHEMPTRRPNFREVHARLRAWKSELLMQNPHWSLSQSHSAHSSSHQSSLQSGPSHQGSTGPSNTTAMTGLTGSSNNSDPAQFNQMAPAPPPVITMPPMPPNNPGYGNQPGYGQTQTGQPVTVTFQGMPTQKQIYSALNTIQQQNTKNTQMQPTSNGPTKISPPESVASGSSSGSSTNKGKLANSVGTPSNSTMSPPPYSECNRFNNFLNQNAYIPEARTAEI; this is encoded by the exons CGGGCTATGTGAATCTGGATGCTCCTATGCCAAATGTTACTCGGTACTCCGCTGACAACTTGCGACTACGATGTGAAATTACTGGCTATCCGATCCCAAAGTATCAATGGTTCAAAGACGATTATGTCCTTCGGAATGAAGGCAGGGTTAGCATTAAGCTGACACCTTGGGGCTCTAG GCTTAGAATCAAGAATCTAAACGCAGATGATTCTGGTGTTTATGGTTGTCGGGGATGGAATAATTTCGACACGAAGAACACGACCGGAGTTGTGCATGTAAGCCCAGACAAGGCACCAGATGCTGACAATGACTATGATGGTGACATTGACCTGTTTCCAGATGGTTACCCTGGAGATATCGATTACGATTCTGGctctgttattaaaaatgatgATAGCAG cttTAATGGAAGATATGACCCAAACCAGAA aatCGAAACAGATGAGACCTCTGTTGAAGAACCTCGACAGCAGCCATTTTGTCAGCTGTTTAAAGGCAGTGTATGTTCAACACATATCGGGAACAAGTCCATCTATGTTACCTCTAGATACGCTCAAGGTTTGAGGGAGGAGAAAGTCATAG CTGCACTCAGTGTGATAGGTAACTCAAATGATCTATCAGATAGATGTCGGAAGTACGCCATCCCGTCGATCTGCCATTTCTCATTCCCGCAGTGTGAAAAATCTACTGGACTTGGGGATCCGTTAAAAAAGCGCATGATTTGCAGAGATGAGTGCGAGATGCTGGAAAACAAGCTCTgtaaaaatgaatacattgtggCGAAGAACCATCCACTGATTG ACAACAGTGTGCTACCCAGATGTAACGAGTTACCAAAGTACGGGACTCCATGTATCAGGGTAGGCGTGCCCCTTAAAGGCTATGATG ACAAATGTTTCAAGGGTAATGGGGCCACATTCAAAGGTCAGGCATCAAAGACAAAGAGTGGGAAGGAATGTAGGAACTGGAACCATAATCCCGAGTATCCTATTGACCAGCCAAGATTTAGTGACATTTTAG gaGACCATAACCAATGCCGTAACCCAAATGGATCTATGGCCGGACCTTGGTGCTATACAGACAATAACTTCAAATATAAAGAGTTATGTGATGTCCCTGTCTGTG caACTTCTACAGAATCGAGTAACTTGGTTGTAATTATTGTCCCTGGAATCATTGTTCCACTGGCCTTGGCACTACTGTTAGCTTTAGTTTGTTTCTGTCAAAGATCGAGGAAGAACAATGCTGCAAACACAAAGGCTGTTATTGGCAACAAAGCTCAAAACatggagttatgtcccttgactGCGAAGTCGGCTTCTCAACGTGTGCGTGAATTTCCCATATCATCAGTGCGGTTTCTACAAGAGCTAGGTGAGGGTGCGTTTGGTAAAGTGTATAAAGGCGAAGTGCTAGGGATGTTTGGTGAAAATACTGTTTCTAAAGTGGCAATAAAGACATTAAAAGAGAACGCAGCACCAAAAGTTCAGAATGACTTTAGACGTGAAGTTGACATGATGTCAGAAATGAGACATCCGAATATAGTGTGTTTGTTAGGTGTAGTGATGAAACAGGAACCAATGTGTATGTTGTTTGAGTACATGTCGATGGGCGACTTGCACGAGTATTTGATACAGCATTCACCACATTCAGATATGTCGGTTGTGTCAAGTGAAGATGGTTCGCAGCGCCCAATACTAGATTATGGTGATATGTTACACATTGCTACCCAGATTGCCTCTGGGATGGAGTACCTTGCTAGTCACCACTTCGTTCATCGAGACCTTGCGGCAAGAAATATTCTTGTTGGCGACAATCTCACAGTCAAAATATCAGATTTTGGGCTGTCCCGTGATGTATACTCATCAGATTACTACAGAGTGCAGAGTAAATCCCTTCTGCCTGTCAGATGGATGCCTGCTGAGTCCATTATGTATGGAAAGTTCACCACAGAAAGTGATGTTTGGTCTTTCGGTGTTGTGTTGTGGGAAATATTCAGCTACGGACTTCAACCGTATTATGGTTTTTCAAATCAAGAAGTCATAGAGATGATACGATCACGTCAAATTCTACCCAGTCCTGAGGACTGCCCTGCTAGAATGTATGGACTTATGGTGGAGTGCTGGCATGAAATGCCAACTCGTCGACCAAATTTCCGCGAAGTACATGCTCGACTACGTGCATGGAAAAGTGAGCTCCTAATGCAAAATCCACATTGGAGCTTATCACAGAGTCATTCGGCTCACTCGAGTTCGCACCAGAGCTCACTACAAAGCGGACCTAGTCATCAAGGGAGCACCGGCCCCAGCAACACAACTGCCATGACGGGGTTGACGGGGAGCAGTAACAACTCCGATCCCGCACAGTTTAATCAGATGGCTCCAGCTCCACCCCCAGTCATAACCATGCCACCCATGCCACCCAACAACCCTGGGTATGGCAACCAACCTGGATATGGCCAGACTCAAACTGGCCAACCAGTAACAGTGACTTTTCAAGGAATGCCAACGCAGAAACAAATCTATAGTGCTTTAAACACAATTCAACAACAGAATACCAAAAACACTCAAATGCAGCCAACTTCTAATGGACCTACAAAAATTTCACCACCAGAGTCGGTCGCTAGTGGTTCAAGCTCTGGTTCATCAACAAATAAAGGAAAGCTTGCAAATTCTGTCGGTACACCATCTAATTCTACGATGTCTCCCCCGCCATACTCCGAGTGCAACCGCTTCAACAATTTTCTAAATCAGAATGCTTACATTCCTGAAGCTAGAACTGCAGAAATTTGA
- the LOC123525372 gene encoding inactive tyrosine-protein kinase transmembrane receptor ROR1-like isoform X3 produces the protein MLGLLVLASCMLHKVMGQDNLNANSQQLQYDYSYGTSYGASYGEDDLKDSGWVERNKKKPEFFDDLVGKNNKSGYVNLDAPMPNVTRYSADNLRLRCEITGYPIPKYQWFKDDYVLRNEGRVSIKLTPWGSRLRIKNLNADDSGVYGCRGWNNFDTKNTTGVVHVSPDKAPDADNDYDGDIDLFPDGYPGDIDYDSGSVIKNDDSSFNGRYDPNQKIETDETSVEEPRQQPFCQLFKGSVCSTHIGNKSIYVTSRYAQGLREEKVIAALSVIGNSNDLSDRCRKYAIPSICHFSFPQCEKSTGLGDPLKKRMICRDECEMLENKLCKNEYIVAKNHPLIDNSVLPRCNELPKYGTPCIRVGVPLKGYDDKCFKGNGATFKGQASKTKSGKECRNWNHNPEYPIDQPRFSDILGDHNQCRNPNGSMAGPWCYTDNNFKYKELCDVPVCATSTESSNLVVIIVPGIIVPLALALLLALVCFCQRSRKNNAANTKAVIGNKAQNMELCPLTAKSASQRVREFPISSVRFLQELGEGAFGKVYKGEVLGMFGENTVSKVAIKTLKENAAPKVQNDFRREVDMMSEMRHPNIVCLLGVVMKQEPMCMLFEYMSMGDLHEYLIQHSPHSDMSVVSSEDGSQRPILDYGDMLHIATQIASGMEYLASHHFVHRDLAARNILVGDNLTVKISDFGLSRDVYSSDYYRVQSKSLLPVRWMPAESIMYGKFTTESDVWSFGVVLWEIFSYGLQPYYGFSNQEVIEMIRSRQILPSPEDCPARMYGLMVECWHEMPTRRPNFREVHARLRAWKSELLMQNPHWSLSQSHSAHSSSHQSSLQSGPSHQGSTGPSNTTAMTGLTGSSNNSDPAQFNQMAPAPPPVITMPPMPPNNPGYGNQPGYGQTQTGQPVTVTFQGMPTQKQIYSALNTIQQQNTKNTQMQPTSNGPTKISPPESVASGSSSGSSTNKGKLANSVGTPSNSTMSPPPYSECNRFNNFLNQNAYIPEARTAEI, from the exons CGGGCTATGTGAATCTGGATGCTCCTATGCCAAATGTTACTCGGTACTCCGCTGACAACTTGCGACTACGATGTGAAATTACTGGCTATCCGATCCCAAAGTATCAATGGTTCAAAGACGATTATGTCCTTCGGAATGAAGGCAGGGTTAGCATTAAGCTGACACCTTGGGGCTCTAG GCTTAGAATCAAGAATCTAAACGCAGATGATTCTGGTGTTTATGGTTGTCGGGGATGGAATAATTTCGACACGAAGAACACGACCGGAGTTGTGCATGTAAGCCCAGACAAGGCACCAGATGCTGACAATGACTATGATGGTGACATTGACCTGTTTCCAGATGGTTACCCTGGAGATATCGATTACGATTCTGGctctgttattaaaaatgatgATAGCAG cttTAATGGAAGATATGACCCAAACCAGAA aatCGAAACAGATGAGACCTCTGTTGAAGAACCTCGACAGCAGCCATTTTGTCAGCTGTTTAAAGGCAGTGTATGTTCAACACATATCGGGAACAAGTCCATCTATGTTACCTCTAGATACGCTCAAGGTTTGAGGGAGGAGAAAGTCATAG CTGCACTCAGTGTGATAGGTAACTCAAATGATCTATCAGATAGATGTCGGAAGTACGCCATCCCGTCGATCTGCCATTTCTCATTCCCGCAGTGTGAAAAATCTACTGGACTTGGGGATCCGTTAAAAAAGCGCATGATTTGCAGAGATGAGTGCGAGATGCTGGAAAACAAGCTCTgtaaaaatgaatacattgtggCGAAGAACCATCCACTGATTG ACAACAGTGTGCTACCCAGATGTAACGAGTTACCAAAGTACGGGACTCCATGTATCAGGGTAGGCGTGCCCCTTAAAGGCTATGATG ACAAATGTTTCAAGGGTAATGGGGCCACATTCAAAGGTCAGGCATCAAAGACAAAGAGTGGGAAGGAATGTAGGAACTGGAACCATAATCCCGAGTATCCTATTGACCAGCCAAGATTTAGTGACATTTTAG gaGACCATAACCAATGCCGTAACCCAAATGGATCTATGGCCGGACCTTGGTGCTATACAGACAATAACTTCAAATATAAAGAGTTATGTGATGTCCCTGTCTGTG caACTTCTACAGAATCGAGTAACTTGGTTGTAATTATTGTCCCTGGAATCATTGTTCCACTGGCCTTGGCACTACTGTTAGCTTTAGTTTGTTTCTGTCAAAGATCGAGGAAGAACAATGCTGCAAACACAAAGGCTGTTATTGGCAACAAAGCTCAAAACatggagttatgtcccttgactGCGAAGTCGGCTTCTCAACGTGTGCGTGAATTTCCCATATCATCAGTGCGGTTTCTACAAGAGCTAGGTGAGGGTGCGTTTGGTAAAGTGTATAAAGGCGAAGTGCTAGGGATGTTTGGTGAAAATACTGTTTCTAAAGTGGCAATAAAGACATTAAAAGAGAACGCAGCACCAAAAGTTCAGAATGACTTTAGACGTGAAGTTGACATGATGTCAGAAATGAGACATCCGAATATAGTGTGTTTGTTAGGTGTAGTGATGAAACAGGAACCAATGTGTATGTTGTTTGAGTACATGTCGATGGGCGACTTGCACGAGTATTTGATACAGCATTCACCACATTCAGATATGTCGGTTGTGTCAAGTGAAGATGGTTCGCAGCGCCCAATACTAGATTATGGTGATATGTTACACATTGCTACCCAGATTGCCTCTGGGATGGAGTACCTTGCTAGTCACCACTTCGTTCATCGAGACCTTGCGGCAAGAAATATTCTTGTTGGCGACAATCTCACAGTCAAAATATCAGATTTTGGGCTGTCCCGTGATGTATACTCATCAGATTACTACAGAGTGCAGAGTAAATCCCTTCTGCCTGTCAGATGGATGCCTGCTGAGTCCATTATGTATGGAAAGTTCACCACAGAAAGTGATGTTTGGTCTTTCGGTGTTGTGTTGTGGGAAATATTCAGCTACGGACTTCAACCGTATTATGGTTTTTCAAATCAAGAAGTCATAGAGATGATACGATCACGTCAAATTCTACCCAGTCCTGAGGACTGCCCTGCTAGAATGTATGGACTTATGGTGGAGTGCTGGCATGAAATGCCAACTCGTCGACCAAATTTCCGCGAAGTACATGCTCGACTACGTGCATGGAAAAGTGAGCTCCTAATGCAAAATCCACATTGGAGCTTATCACAGAGTCATTCGGCTCACTCGAGTTCGCACCAGAGCTCACTACAAAGCGGACCTAGTCATCAAGGGAGCACCGGCCCCAGCAACACAACTGCCATGACGGGGTTGACGGGGAGCAGTAACAACTCCGATCCCGCACAGTTTAATCAGATGGCTCCAGCTCCACCCCCAGTCATAACCATGCCACCCATGCCACCCAACAACCCTGGGTATGGCAACCAACCTGGATATGGCCAGACTCAAACTGGCCAACCAGTAACAGTGACTTTTCAAGGAATGCCAACGCAGAAACAAATCTATAGTGCTTTAAACACAATTCAACAACAGAATACCAAAAACACTCAAATGCAGCCAACTTCTAATGGACCTACAAAAATTTCACCACCAGAGTCGGTCGCTAGTGGTTCAAGCTCTGGTTCATCAACAAATAAAGGAAAGCTTGCAAATTCTGTCGGTACACCATCTAATTCTACGATGTCTCCCCCGCCATACTCCGAGTGCAACCGCTTCAACAATTTTCTAAATCAGAATGCTTACATTCCTGAAGCTAGAACTGCAGAAATTTGA
- the LOC123525372 gene encoding inactive tyrosine-protein kinase transmembrane receptor ROR1-like isoform X5: MVKIDGTDYLPDNLPEFFDDLVGKNNKSGYVNLDAPMPNVTRYSADNLRLRCEITGYPIPKYQWFKDDYVLRNEGRVSIKLTPWGSRLRIKNLNADDSGVYGCRGWNNFDTKNTTGVVHVSPDKAPDADNDYDGDIDLFPDGYPGDIDYDSGSVIKNDDSSFNGRYDPNQKIETDETSVEEPRQQPFCQLFKGSVCSTHIGNKSIYVTSRYAQGLREEKVIAALSVIGNSNDLSDRCRKYAIPSICHFSFPQCEKSTGLGDPLKKRMICRDECEMLENKLCKNEYIVAKNHPLIDNSVLPRCNELPKYGTPCIRVGVPLKGYDDKCFKGNGATFKGQASKTKSGKECRNWNHNPEYPIDQPRFSDILGDHNQCRNPNGSMAGPWCYTDNNFKYKELCDVPVCATSTESSNLVVIIVPGIIVPLALALLLALVCFCQRSRKNNAANTKAVIGNKAQNMELCPLTAKSASQRVREFPISSVRFLQELGEGAFGKVYKGEVLGMFGENTVSKVAIKTLKENAAPKVQNDFRREVDMMSEMRHPNIVCLLGVVMKQEPMCMLFEYMSMGDLHEYLIQHSPHSDMSVVSSEDGSQRPILDYGDMLHIATQIASGMEYLASHHFVHRDLAARNILVGDNLTVKISDFGLSRDVYSSDYYRVQSKSLLPVRWMPAESIMYGKFTTESDVWSFGVVLWEIFSYGLQPYYGFSNQEVIEMIRSRQILPSPEDCPARMYGLMVECWHEMPTRRPNFREVHARLRAWKSELLMQNPHWSLSQSHSAHSSSHQSSLQSGPSHQGSTGPSNTTAMTGLTGSSNNSDPAQFNQMAPAPPPVITMPPMPPNNPGYGNQPGYGQTQTGQPVTVTFQGMPTQKQIYSALNTIQQQNTKNTQMQPTSNGPTKISPPESVASGSSSGSSTNKGKLANSVGTPSNSTMSPPPYSECNRFNNFLNQNAYIPEARTAEI; this comes from the exons CGGGCTATGTGAATCTGGATGCTCCTATGCCAAATGTTACTCGGTACTCCGCTGACAACTTGCGACTACGATGTGAAATTACTGGCTATCCGATCCCAAAGTATCAATGGTTCAAAGACGATTATGTCCTTCGGAATGAAGGCAGGGTTAGCATTAAGCTGACACCTTGGGGCTCTAG GCTTAGAATCAAGAATCTAAACGCAGATGATTCTGGTGTTTATGGTTGTCGGGGATGGAATAATTTCGACACGAAGAACACGACCGGAGTTGTGCATGTAAGCCCAGACAAGGCACCAGATGCTGACAATGACTATGATGGTGACATTGACCTGTTTCCAGATGGTTACCCTGGAGATATCGATTACGATTCTGGctctgttattaaaaatgatgATAGCAG cttTAATGGAAGATATGACCCAAACCAGAA aatCGAAACAGATGAGACCTCTGTTGAAGAACCTCGACAGCAGCCATTTTGTCAGCTGTTTAAAGGCAGTGTATGTTCAACACATATCGGGAACAAGTCCATCTATGTTACCTCTAGATACGCTCAAGGTTTGAGGGAGGAGAAAGTCATAG CTGCACTCAGTGTGATAGGTAACTCAAATGATCTATCAGATAGATGTCGGAAGTACGCCATCCCGTCGATCTGCCATTTCTCATTCCCGCAGTGTGAAAAATCTACTGGACTTGGGGATCCGTTAAAAAAGCGCATGATTTGCAGAGATGAGTGCGAGATGCTGGAAAACAAGCTCTgtaaaaatgaatacattgtggCGAAGAACCATCCACTGATTG ACAACAGTGTGCTACCCAGATGTAACGAGTTACCAAAGTACGGGACTCCATGTATCAGGGTAGGCGTGCCCCTTAAAGGCTATGATG ACAAATGTTTCAAGGGTAATGGGGCCACATTCAAAGGTCAGGCATCAAAGACAAAGAGTGGGAAGGAATGTAGGAACTGGAACCATAATCCCGAGTATCCTATTGACCAGCCAAGATTTAGTGACATTTTAG gaGACCATAACCAATGCCGTAACCCAAATGGATCTATGGCCGGACCTTGGTGCTATACAGACAATAACTTCAAATATAAAGAGTTATGTGATGTCCCTGTCTGTG caACTTCTACAGAATCGAGTAACTTGGTTGTAATTATTGTCCCTGGAATCATTGTTCCACTGGCCTTGGCACTACTGTTAGCTTTAGTTTGTTTCTGTCAAAGATCGAGGAAGAACAATGCTGCAAACACAAAGGCTGTTATTGGCAACAAAGCTCAAAACatggagttatgtcccttgactGCGAAGTCGGCTTCTCAACGTGTGCGTGAATTTCCCATATCATCAGTGCGGTTTCTACAAGAGCTAGGTGAGGGTGCGTTTGGTAAAGTGTATAAAGGCGAAGTGCTAGGGATGTTTGGTGAAAATACTGTTTCTAAAGTGGCAATAAAGACATTAAAAGAGAACGCAGCACCAAAAGTTCAGAATGACTTTAGACGTGAAGTTGACATGATGTCAGAAATGAGACATCCGAATATAGTGTGTTTGTTAGGTGTAGTGATGAAACAGGAACCAATGTGTATGTTGTTTGAGTACATGTCGATGGGCGACTTGCACGAGTATTTGATACAGCATTCACCACATTCAGATATGTCGGTTGTGTCAAGTGAAGATGGTTCGCAGCGCCCAATACTAGATTATGGTGATATGTTACACATTGCTACCCAGATTGCCTCTGGGATGGAGTACCTTGCTAGTCACCACTTCGTTCATCGAGACCTTGCGGCAAGAAATATTCTTGTTGGCGACAATCTCACAGTCAAAATATCAGATTTTGGGCTGTCCCGTGATGTATACTCATCAGATTACTACAGAGTGCAGAGTAAATCCCTTCTGCCTGTCAGATGGATGCCTGCTGAGTCCATTATGTATGGAAAGTTCACCACAGAAAGTGATGTTTGGTCTTTCGGTGTTGTGTTGTGGGAAATATTCAGCTACGGACTTCAACCGTATTATGGTTTTTCAAATCAAGAAGTCATAGAGATGATACGATCACGTCAAATTCTACCCAGTCCTGAGGACTGCCCTGCTAGAATGTATGGACTTATGGTGGAGTGCTGGCATGAAATGCCAACTCGTCGACCAAATTTCCGCGAAGTACATGCTCGACTACGTGCATGGAAAAGTGAGCTCCTAATGCAAAATCCACATTGGAGCTTATCACAGAGTCATTCGGCTCACTCGAGTTCGCACCAGAGCTCACTACAAAGCGGACCTAGTCATCAAGGGAGCACCGGCCCCAGCAACACAACTGCCATGACGGGGTTGACGGGGAGCAGTAACAACTCCGATCCCGCACAGTTTAATCAGATGGCTCCAGCTCCACCCCCAGTCATAACCATGCCACCCATGCCACCCAACAACCCTGGGTATGGCAACCAACCTGGATATGGCCAGACTCAAACTGGCCAACCAGTAACAGTGACTTTTCAAGGAATGCCAACGCAGAAACAAATCTATAGTGCTTTAAACACAATTCAACAACAGAATACCAAAAACACTCAAATGCAGCCAACTTCTAATGGACCTACAAAAATTTCACCACCAGAGTCGGTCGCTAGTGGTTCAAGCTCTGGTTCATCAACAAATAAAGGAAAGCTTGCAAATTCTGTCGGTACACCATCTAATTCTACGATGTCTCCCCCGCCATACTCCGAGTGCAACCGCTTCAACAATTTTCTAAATCAGAATGCTTACATTCCTGAAGCTAGAACTGCAGAAATTTGA